A single Pseudomonas putida DNA region contains:
- a CDS encoding efflux RND transporter permease subunit yields MFERLIQFAIEQRLVVMLAVVLMAAVGIHSYQKLPIDAVPDITNVQVQINTAAPGYSPLETEQRITFAIETAMAGLPGLKQTRSLSRSGLSQVTVIFDDGTDIFFARQLVNERLQVAREQLPEGIDAGMGPISTGLGEIFLWTVEAQEGALKDDGTPYTATDLRVIQDWIIKPQLRNVPGVAEVNSIGGHAKQYLIAPEPKRLAAYKLTLNDLIAALERNNANVGAGYIERNGEQLLIRAPGQVASAEDIANIVISSVDGTPIRVSHVAQVGLGEELRSGAATENGREVVLGTVFMLIGENSRTVSQAVAAKLAEINRNLPKGVVAVTVYDRTNLVEKAIATVKKNLVEGAILVIAVLFLFLGNIRAALITAMVIPLSMLFTFTGMFSNKVSANLMSLGALDFGIIVDGAVVIVENAIRRLAHAQQRHGRMLTRAERFHEVFAAAREARRPLIYGQLIIMVVYLPIFALTGVEGKMFHPMAFTVVMALLGAMILSVTFVPAAIALFVTGKVKEEEGVVMRTARQRYAPVLGWVLGRRRLAFAGAAGLVLLSGVMASRMGSEFIPSLSEGDFALQALRVPGTSLSQSVDMQQRLEQAIIAQVPEVERVFARTGTAEIASDPMPPNISDAYVMLRPSEQWGDPGKPGEELIAEVQRAAASVPGSNYELSQPIQLRFNELISGVRSDVAVKVFGDDMDVLNRTAAQIASSLQQVPGASEVKVEQTTGLPVLTIDIDRDKAARHGLNVGDVQDAIAIAVGGRTAGTLYEGDRRFDMVVRLSETLRTDVDGLGSLLIPVPASAAAGAAQIGFIPLSQVATLNLQLGPNQVSREDGKRVVVVSANVRGRDLGSFVEQAEQTLREQVQIPPGYWTRWGGQFEQLQSAAERLRVVVPVALLLVMALLLMMFNNLKDGLLVFTGIPFALTGGVLALWLRDIPLSISAGVGFIALSGVAVLNGLVMIAFIRNLREEGRGLRAAVEEGALTRLRPVLMTALVASLGFIPMALATGTGAEVQRPLATVVIGGILSSTALTLLVLPALYQWAYRREED; encoded by the coding sequence ATGTTCGAACGCCTGATCCAATTCGCCATCGAGCAGCGCCTGGTGGTGATGCTCGCCGTGGTGCTGATGGCTGCCGTGGGCATCCACAGTTACCAGAAGCTGCCGATTGATGCGGTGCCTGATATCACCAACGTCCAGGTGCAGATCAACACGGCCGCGCCGGGTTATTCGCCATTGGAGACCGAGCAGCGCATCACCTTCGCCATCGAGACCGCCATGGCGGGCCTGCCGGGCCTGAAGCAGACACGTTCGCTGTCGCGCTCGGGGCTGTCCCAGGTGACGGTGATCTTCGACGATGGCACCGACATCTTCTTCGCCCGGCAACTGGTCAACGAGCGCCTGCAGGTGGCCCGCGAGCAATTGCCCGAGGGTATCGATGCCGGCATGGGGCCGATCTCGACGGGCCTGGGCGAAATCTTCCTGTGGACGGTGGAGGCCCAGGAGGGCGCGCTCAAGGATGACGGCACGCCCTACACGGCGACCGACCTGCGGGTGATCCAGGACTGGATCATCAAGCCGCAGCTGCGCAACGTGCCCGGTGTCGCCGAGGTCAACAGCATCGGCGGCCACGCCAAGCAGTACCTGATCGCCCCCGAGCCCAAGCGCCTGGCGGCCTACAAGCTCACCCTCAACGACCTGATCGCGGCGCTGGAGCGCAACAACGCCAACGTCGGCGCCGGCTACATCGAGCGCAACGGCGAGCAGTTGCTGATCCGCGCGCCGGGGCAGGTGGCCTCGGCCGAGGACATCGCCAACATCGTCATCTCCAGCGTCGATGGCACACCGATCCGCGTCAGCCATGTTGCCCAGGTAGGGCTGGGCGAAGAGCTGCGCTCCGGCGCGGCCACCGAGAACGGTCGCGAAGTGGTGCTGGGAACCGTGTTCATGCTGATCGGCGAGAACAGCCGCACGGTGTCCCAGGCGGTGGCCGCCAAGCTCGCCGAGATCAACCGCAACCTGCCCAAGGGCGTGGTCGCGGTGACGGTCTACGACCGCACCAACCTGGTGGAAAAAGCCATTGCCACGGTGAAGAAGAACCTGGTCGAAGGCGCCATCCTGGTGATCGCCGTGCTGTTCCTGTTCCTCGGCAACATTCGTGCTGCGCTGATCACGGCCATGGTCATCCCGCTGTCGATGCTGTTCACCTTCACCGGCATGTTCAGCAACAAGGTCAGCGCCAACCTGATGAGCCTCGGCGCCCTGGACTTCGGCATCATCGTCGATGGCGCGGTGGTGATTGTCGAAAACGCCATCCGCCGCCTGGCCCATGCCCAGCAGCGTCATGGCCGCATGCTGACCCGTGCCGAACGCTTCCATGAGGTGTTCGCCGCCGCCCGCGAGGCGCGTCGGCCGCTGATCTACGGGCAGTTGATCATCATGGTGGTGTACCTGCCGATCTTTGCCCTGACCGGGGTCGAGGGCAAGATGTTCCACCCGATGGCCTTCACTGTGGTGATGGCACTGCTGGGGGCCATGATCCTTTCGGTGACCTTCGTGCCCGCGGCCATCGCGTTGTTCGTCACCGGCAAGGTCAAGGAAGAAGAGGGCGTGGTCATGCGCACCGCCCGCCAGCGTTATGCGCCGGTGCTCGGCTGGGTGCTGGGGCGGCGCAGGCTGGCGTTCGCCGGCGCCGCAGGGCTGGTGCTGTTGTCCGGGGTCATGGCCAGCCGCATGGGCAGCGAGTTCATCCCCAGCCTCAGCGAAGGCGACTTTGCCTTGCAGGCACTGCGCGTGCCAGGCACCAGCCTGTCGCAGTCGGTGGACATGCAGCAGCGCCTGGAGCAGGCGATCATCGCCCAGGTGCCGGAAGTGGAGCGGGTATTCGCCCGTACCGGTACCGCCGAGATCGCCTCCGACCCGATGCCACCGAACATCTCCGATGCCTACGTGATGCTGCGCCCGAGTGAGCAATGGGGCGACCCGGGCAAACCCGGCGAGGAACTGATCGCTGAAGTCCAGCGCGCTGCCGCCAGTGTGCCGGGCAGCAACTACGAGCTGTCGCAGCCGATCCAGTTGCGTTTCAACGAACTGATCTCCGGCGTGCGCAGTGATGTGGCAGTAAAGGTGTTTGGCGATGACATGGACGTGCTCAACCGCACCGCCGCGCAGATCGCCAGCAGCCTGCAACAGGTACCGGGCGCCTCGGAAGTGAAGGTCGAGCAGACCACCGGCCTGCCAGTGCTGACCATCGACATCGACCGCGACAAGGCCGCGCGCCACGGCCTGAATGTAGGTGACGTGCAAGACGCCATCGCCATTGCCGTTGGCGGGCGCACGGCGGGTACGTTGTACGAGGGCGATCGGCGCTTCGATATGGTGGTGCGGCTGTCCGAAACCCTGCGTACCGATGTCGATGGCCTGGGCAGCCTGCTGATTCCGGTGCCCGCCAGCGCAGCAGCCGGTGCGGCACAGATCGGCTTCATCCCGCTGTCGCAGGTGGCCACCTTGAACCTGCAACTGGGGCCGAACCAGGTCAGCCGCGAGGATGGCAAGCGCGTGGTGGTGGTCAGCGCCAACGTGCGCGGGCGTGACCTGGGCTCGTTCGTCGAGCAGGCCGAGCAGACCCTGCGCGAGCAGGTGCAGATCCCGCCGGGTTACTGGACCCGTTGGGGCGGCCAGTTCGAGCAGCTGCAGTCGGCGGCCGAGCGCCTGCGGGTGGTGGTGCCGGTGGCGCTGCTGCTGGTGATGGCATTGCTGCTGATGATGTTCAACAACCTCAAGGACGGCCTGCTGGTGTTCACCGGGATTCCGTTTGCCTTGACGGGCGGGGTGCTGGCGCTTTGGCTGAGGGATATCCCGTTGTCGATTTCCGCAGGGGTGGGTTTCATCGCCTTGTCCGGGGTGGCGGTGCTCAATGGGTTGGTGATGATCGCCTTCATCCGTAACCTGCGTGAAGAGGGGCGTGGATTGCGTGCGGCGGTCGAGGAGGGGGCGTTGACACGCTTGCGGCCGGTGCTGATGACCGCGCTGGTGGCGTCGCTCGGGTTCATTCCGATGGCCTTGGCTACGGGTACCGGGGCTGAGGTGCAGCGGCCGCTGGCGACGGTGGTGATTGGCGGGATTCTGTCTTCCACGGCGCTGACTTTGCTGGTGTTGCCGGCCTTGTACCAGTGGGCTTATCGACGTGAAGAGGATTGA
- a CDS encoding MFS transporter, which produces MSASHEVSPATLRRVIAASAIGNFVEWFDFAVYGFLATLIANQFFASEDASVALLKTFAVFAVAFALRPLGGIVFGALGDRLGRKRILSLTILLMAGSTTLIGLLPTYASIGLAAPALLTLARCLQGFSAGGEYAGACAYLMEHAPQNKRAFYGSFVPVSTFSAFACAAVIAYGLEASLSAEAMAAWGWRIPFLVAAPLGLVGLYLRWRMEETPAFREAIAQGKEHEHSPLKETLRNHGRAIRNLGMFISLTALSFYMFTTYFATYLQLVGNLTRAQSLLVTTVALLFAAVGCPLAGAFSDRVGRRKTIGFTCLWVMLCVFPAYWLASSGSMSGALLGVILLAVGALCSGVVTAALLSESFPTRTRYTASAITYNVAYTLFGGTAPLVATWLIGQTGSSLAPAFYLVVIALVALVGGLALPETSRISLHDETGSDVSPAVRTSS; this is translated from the coding sequence ATGTCTGCATCGCATGAGGTATCCCCCGCCACCCTGCGCAGGGTCATCGCCGCCTCGGCCATCGGCAACTTCGTCGAATGGTTCGACTTCGCCGTCTATGGCTTCCTCGCCACCCTGATCGCCAACCAGTTCTTCGCCAGCGAAGATGCCAGTGTCGCCCTGCTCAAGACCTTCGCCGTGTTTGCCGTGGCCTTCGCCTTGCGCCCGCTCGGCGGCATCGTGTTCGGCGCCCTCGGTGACCGCCTTGGGCGCAAGCGCATCCTGTCGCTGACCATCCTGCTGATGGCCGGCTCCACCACCTTGATCGGCCTGCTGCCGACCTACGCCAGCATCGGCCTTGCCGCACCGGCGCTGCTGACCCTGGCGCGCTGCCTGCAGGGCTTTTCCGCCGGTGGCGAATACGCCGGCGCCTGTGCCTACCTGATGGAGCACGCGCCGCAGAACAAGCGTGCGTTCTACGGCAGCTTCGTACCGGTCTCGACCTTCTCAGCCTTTGCCTGTGCAGCGGTGATCGCCTATGGCCTGGAGGCTAGCCTGTCGGCCGAAGCGATGGCCGCCTGGGGCTGGCGTATCCCGTTCCTGGTGGCCGCACCGCTGGGGCTGGTGGGCTTGTACCTGCGCTGGCGTATGGAGGAAACCCCGGCGTTCCGCGAAGCCATCGCCCAAGGCAAGGAGCATGAACATTCGCCGCTCAAGGAAACCCTGCGCAACCACGGCCGGGCAATTCGCAACCTGGGCATGTTCATCTCGCTGACAGCCCTGTCGTTCTACATGTTCACCACTTACTTCGCGACCTACCTGCAGCTGGTCGGCAACCTGACCCGTGCCCAATCGCTGCTGGTAACCACCGTGGCGCTGCTGTTCGCGGCCGTCGGTTGCCCGTTGGCCGGGGCCTTTTCGGACCGGGTCGGGCGGCGCAAGACCATTGGTTTCACCTGCCTGTGGGTGATGCTCTGTGTGTTCCCCGCTTACTGGCTGGCCAGTTCCGGTTCGATGTCGGGGGCGCTGCTGGGGGTGATCCTGCTGGCAGTAGGGGCGCTGTGCAGCGGCGTGGTGACGGCGGCGTTGCTCTCGGAGAGCTTCCCGACCCGTACCCGCTATACCGCTTCGGCGATTACCTACAACGTGGCCTACACCCTGTTTGGCGGTACCGCGCCGCTGGTGGCGACCTGGCTGATCGGGCAGACCGGCAGCAGCCTGGCGCCGGCGTTCTACCTGGTGGTGATTGCGCTGGTGGCGTTGGTGGGCGGGTTGGCGTTGCCGGAGACCTCGCGGATATCGTTGCATGATGAAACGGGTAGTGATGTAAGCCCTGCTGTTCGCACTTCGAGTTGA